The following are encoded in a window of Telmatobacter sp. DSM 110680 genomic DNA:
- a CDS encoding GatB/YqeY domain-containing protein, translated as MDAGALEAQISQQVITALKLHDAERTQTLRLIKNALKNKAIEKRGPLTPAEEQQALATMIKQRRDSIEQFTKGNRPELAAKEAAEIVVIEEFLPKAMDEAGLRAMVAEVIAEHANATGHAPTPKDMGPVIKAVQARLGQVGVRAEGRIVSDMVKQALAG; from the coding sequence CCAGCAGGTTATAACCGCATTGAAGCTCCATGACGCCGAGCGCACGCAAACGCTGCGACTGATCAAGAACGCGCTGAAGAACAAGGCGATCGAGAAGCGGGGGCCGCTGACGCCGGCTGAAGAGCAGCAGGCGCTGGCTACGATGATCAAGCAGCGGCGGGATTCCATTGAGCAGTTCACAAAAGGGAACCGACCCGAACTGGCAGCGAAGGAAGCTGCGGAGATCGTGGTGATCGAGGAGTTTCTCCCCAAGGCGATGGACGAAGCTGGCCTGCGGGCAATGGTCGCTGAGGTGATTGCCGAGCACGCAAACGCAACGGGGCACGCACCGACGCCCAAAGATATGGGTCCGGTGATCAAGGCGGTGCAGGCGCGGCTTGGACAGGTGGGGGTGCGCGCAGAAGGCCGCATCGTGAGCGATATGGTGAAGCAGGCGCTGGCCGGATAG
- a CDS encoding PadR family transcriptional regulator, which yields MADQKRQLFDGLIRIHVLLHAVHEPIFGLAMMKELEHHGYSIGPGTLYPLLHGLEKSGLLRSAFDRVEGRRRRLYKITPAGKRALEKAKLKVDELYDELHEEHPRKVTGKDRPG from the coding sequence GTGGCAGATCAGAAACGCCAGCTCTTCGACGGCCTCATCCGCATCCACGTGCTCCTGCACGCTGTGCACGAGCCTATTTTTGGTCTCGCCATGATGAAGGAACTGGAGCATCACGGATACAGCATTGGCCCCGGCACTCTTTATCCACTCCTGCACGGGCTCGAAAAATCGGGCCTGTTGCGCTCAGCATTCGATCGGGTGGAAGGGCGACGTCGACGGCTATATAAAATCACGCCCGCGGGAAAGCGTGCTCTCGAAAAAGCAAAGTTAAAGGTAGATGAACTTTACGACGAGCTTCACGAAGAGCATCCGCGCAAAGTGACCGGCAAAGATCGGCCAGGATGA